The nucleotide window TTGTTCTGTGTTGTGACGCGAGAATTATTCGGTAGGCTGCTATCTGGGGTAATTTGGGCTATGGCACAATTGGCAGAACTGATACTAGTTATTGCAATTCCTAAGAACCAGCCCCAATGAGTACTTCTCAAACCAGACATGGTGCTACCCCCCCCAGTTTTTTTATACAGCTACTATTACTGAGTTAAGCACAATTTGGGTGGTAAGTTTGATAACTTTTTCATTATTCTCCTAGATTTTGAGGAAGAATCTCACGCAGAGGCGCTGAGGCGCAAAGAAGAGATATATTCGTCAGGGCTACGGATTTTGGTTTGAGGAGATAGAGTGCGAAGCTTGCGTGAGGTCAGTCGTTCGCATTAGAGAAAGTAAGGCAAGATGGTTATAATCTAAGCTAGAAGCAAATGAGGTCAGGTAATAATGGCTGTACCTACAGAAATTCGTAAAAGAGCGATCGCTTTACTCCAAGAATTACCAGGAGAATCTTTAGTAAAAGCTGTCGAATTTTTGGAAGCGCTTTCTCGCGAAGCTTTACAGGTATCAGAAGCATCAAACCCCAAAATCAGCGAAGCCGCTTTGCTTCAAATTATTCAACACCGTCTGTCTCCCGAAGAACAAGATAGATTGGCTTATCTGCGTCAGCAAAACGAGATTGGAGTAATTACAGACACAGAGCATCAAGAGCTACTAATGTACGTTGAGCGCGTCGAACAACAAGATGCTGAACGTGCAGAAGCATTGATAAAACTGGCTCAACTTCGCAAAGTTGATTTGAAAGTGCTGATTAACGAGTTCTTGCCTAAACACAGCAACGTCGCCTAATGTCAGAGCGAACCCCAGAATCAATGAGGCGTATTGTTGCGGCTCGTGCGCGTGGTTACTGCGAGTATTGTCGCTGTTCTGAGCAATTTGCTACTGAGAGTTTTACGGTTGAACATATAAAACCTCGACAAGCAGGTGGGGAAACAGTTTTAGAAAATCTTGCTTGGAGTTGCTTCGGCTGTAATAGTTATAAACATACCAAAACCCAAGCAACCGATCCAGAAACAAAAGAAAAAATTGCACTATATAATCCTCGACAGCAATTTTGGAGAGAGCATTTTAGCTGGAGTGATGATTTTACACAGGTAATTGGTAAAACAGCTTGTGGTCGAGCAACGGTTGAAGCTTTGCGTTTAAACCGCTTTGGTGTTGTCAATTTACGCCGTTTGTTGAGGAGTGCAAATCTGCATCCGCCAGAGAATGTGGAAGGTGATGAGTAGGGTTTATCTTGAACGTTAAATTAGCGATTGTCTGGCAGTCTTTTCTACTTAATATCTGCTTATTTCCACCAGCATAATAATTGCTGCGGTCAATTTAATAACTTTTTCATCATTATTCTATAAATGCAAACTGCTGGATACTTTTAGATTTTTCGGCTCAATTTGGGCAATCTAATAATATACAGATTTAAACAAGGTACAAGAGCGATATTATATGAAAAATGCTTGGAGTCGGCTGGCTTTGATGACGGTTATTCCTGGGCTGATGTTTTTGGTGTTTCCGCGTCGGACAATGGCTGACGATCCAGGAGGCTGTTTTATGGTGACTTCTTCGGGTAAAACGGTTAGTTTGGGTAGCCTTTGCGGTGTTACAGCATCAGATAATGGAGTTTTTCGTATTCCTATTAAGCGCCGTTTGGGGAAAACTCCGGTAATTGAGGTAATGTTTAATGGTAACAAAACCTTTGAGATGATTTTAGATACTGGTGCTAGCGGTACCGTCATCACTCAGGGAATGGCAAGTGACCTGAAACTTCAAGCTACAGGTACGATGCAAGCAGAAATTGCTGATGGTAGCAGAGTACAATTCGTTACAAGTCAGGTTAAGTCTATTGCTGTTGGTGGAGCTATCGTTAATAATGTTGAGGTAGCGATCGCTCCAAAAGCCGGCATCGGATTATTAGGTCACGATTTTTTTGACAGCTACGATGTGAGAATTCTGGAAAAGGTAGTTGAATTTCACCGTCGATGAGTGAAAATCTTCATTTTCATTCTTCAAACTTTGGGTTTGTTACTAAAATTTTCTGGGGAAAATTTGCCGTTAATGTTGAAAGTAAATATTATTATTTTTCAAATCGATAGATACAAGTAATGTAGCGCAAACCTATGCTTAGTAGGATTCCCAAGCCCTACCGAGAAGGAAGAAGCTTTCTTCACACGCATACAAAAACGACAGTAAACTAGGGTGTGAAGTAAGTTTAAGGTCATGAGGAGGAAATTCATGCGATCGCTACTCACTGGAGTTATCATCAGTTTGGGACTGTTATCATTGCCAGCACAAGCACAACAGGCAGTATCTGATGCCCAAATAACAGCGATGGTAGAAGCATTGCGACAAGCTGCACCAAAAACCGGTTCTGCCAATGATGGACTTTATAGCGAATGGCAAGTCAAACCAGAAACCCTCAAAGGTTGGTCAAGAACATGTCTAAAAAAGGAACTCACACCAGCGGAGTTTGAAAACAGCCCTGCAACTGCACGTCAAATTGTAAGTTGCATCACCCGTCGGGAGTTAAACAAGCAGTTTGCCGCAACTAAGAACAACGAAACCGCAGCTGTGCGTGGTGTTGCCTGTTGGTGGATGACTGGCAACTATACAGGCTGCAACAGTGGTTTTACGGCTGCTTACGTGCAAAAAGTTGTTGGCTTTTACCAACAGCAGCGTTCAAAACCCGCAGCTAGTGTGTCAAGATAACTTTGAAAAATCAGATTAGGGTATTGAAACCGTAAGGTAGCGAACAAAAATGGAAATTGATTATATAACCACTTTGGGTCTAATAGCAGGATTGCTGAGTACAATTGCTTATCTACCTCAAGTGATTAAAACTTGGAAGTCGAAATCAGCTTCAGACCTTTCTTGGAGTATGCTGATTACCCTGTGTGCAGGTATTATTCTATGGTTGGTTTATGCGACTTATATTCAGGATATTCCTCTGATTGCCGCCAACATCGTCACCTTACTTTTAGCCTCTATAATTTTGGTACTGAAGATCAAGTACAATTAATCGCTAAAAGTTGATAAAGTACTAAGCTGTTAGGTTTGCAAGTTAAACTTTTGGGCTGATAATTTGTTGCTTTTGCCCAAAAAGAAAAAAGTGCGTTCTTATAGGCACGAAAACTCAACGTATTGCCCTTAACTCTGCTTGAAAGTGAGGTTAGGGGCATCAAGTTTTATACAAACTCTTTGCATTGAGAAGTTTAAATCAATAATTGCCATTTATTGATGTGATTTCGTATGAATGAGCGCTTGTTATCCTTGACTGCATAAGCTCAAGTTACTATACATCCGTAAAATTGGACAATAATTCTTTAATGTACAGTTTTGGTCAAATAATTCGTCGCTCTACAGCAGGTCGCTACATCTAATGTATTTTTCAAGCTAGTTCCTCATTGATAATCCGCCGCACAATTTCTGTGACTGCTACTGCTAAATTAGTATCCCTTTCCCTGTCATCCGATGCTGGAGTAGGACAACGTAATGCTAGAGCAAATGTTCTCAGTTTAGATTGAGTAACCCGTTGATCCACAAACTTCACCAAAGCAGCATAAGTCATAGAACCAAGACCCCAACCTACTTTAGAAATAATTACGGGTTCGCTAATAACATTAACTACCCCCAATGTTTCCAATGCTACATCTACATAACGAGCCGTATCGTTACCCATTGCCCGCACGACACTTTCAAGGCTTTTCCATTGGGCTGATGGTAACTTAGCAGTCTCAGGAAGATGTAAATGCCAACCTAGCATTGAGATTAATCGCACTAAGTCATAAGCAGAGATTAAATTCTCACCAGTAGCACCTGTACCGTCGGAGGATAAAATAACTTTTCCAGTTGTAGTATCTTTTATTTTGGGATTGGCAATCAATGAATTATCGCCATATGCTCCAAGAAATTTAATCCCACTATTACCCGTTTGCTCTACAATCCATTGTTCTAGTTTTGGGCGTTCAATGAATCGTTTAAACAAGGCACCTATGGCATTAGATGAGCCATATTCATATTGATATTTAACCATATCTTTAACTAAATCATTAAAGCGATATTTAGGAGATTCAATGACACAATCGTCAACATCGATATTGGGATAATTTTTATTGATTTGACAAATAGTGTTTAAAACACCAATGAATTTAGTTACACTATAAAATTGTTGTTTATCTATTGATTTTTTACCAAGCCAGTGAGTTTTGATAGGGCTGTTGCTATCGGTAAAGCTACCAACACAAACACAGGCATGGCTAATATTACTAGAAAGAAAGTTTAAGCCCGTTTCATCAATACTTGGTTTGATTCCTCGATTTGGATAGTCACTAAAATTGGCTGTGACACCACTAGATAAAGTAAAGCTATCTCCATAGGAAATAATAAAAGTTCCATCTGGCTTTTGCTCCAAAAAGGCTGGATAATCATTAATTAGCGTCTGGAAAGGTGACTTATTTATCGTTCTAGCGACAAAGGCAGAAGCTGGTGTATTGCGATTAACAATAGGTGAAGCGTTTTGGATTTCTTTCAGCTTGTTGAAAATCAAAGTAGTGTTTCCAGGAGCGCTTAAAATAGAATTGATCTGTTCGACCTGTTTAGTTTCTAATAACTTTAGAGCAATATCTGGGTTAATTGCAACATCCTCAGATGGTATAGAGACACTGCCAACTCTTCTACAAAAATCAATTAATCCTTTCCAAGAAAAACTATTCAAGCTACCCAAATCGCCATCAATCCATCCACCACCAGGATAAAAGCCTAAATTAGCTAGCTTAGTCTGAATTTCCATGACTAAGGCTCTATTATCTGCCTTTAATTGAGCGCGTGTCAATGATAAACTGTTACTAATAACATCTTGTAAAGTGGACATGAATTCAATCTCCTAATTCAATTAAAAATTATTTCTTAAGACTCCATAAACATTTTTTGCGGCTCTAAGAAAACCATTAGCAGTTAATGGATATGTGGTGATAGACACTGTTTGCTCTACATTCCCCCCAAGAGTGCGGACTTCTGTATCCTTAATTTCTACTTCAAGATCGCAGTGACTTTGAAATCCTCCCGGTGGTAATGAATCAATAGATTTGATGGGATTTTGCCCTCGCCCACGACAAACTTCGTACCTGCTACCATTTTTCACTATCTGATTCATTATCAATTCGGGTGACAATTTGTCCTTGGGGTAGAACCGCGATAATATTTCCAGGAGCAACTTCACCAGAGGTTGCACATTATCCTCCTCAGGCTGAAAGCCGCTGGCTCAACAAACAAAGCCTGCCGACCCAGGCTCATTCTATGCATCTTTAAAAAGAGTTGGTATTAGAACTTAAAAATGCTTCTAAATCAGGTACATCTACCCAGCTTTTTCTCACATTTGATTGATGAGATAAATCCATCAATAACTGAGAATAAACTCCTTCTCGCAACGATGGTACAATCGCCTTGCCGAGATCAATTCCTTGCACCCATTGCTCAATCACGCGAATAAACGCAGAGATTCGTCCATCAGCATAGTTTTTCGGAAAAGTCAAGTGATTGGGAATTTCTATTTCCGTCAGCGGTAAACCGGGTCGCGAACCTTTAACTCGAAATCCGTGTACGTAATCTTTTTGATTTTCGCTTCCCAAAACTAATGTACCCTTATCGCCATACACTTCCACCCAATGCGGACGCGGTGCATGAACTACTGCACTGATGGACACTTGACAAGGTGTTCCATCCGCCAATTCCAGCATTAGCATACAGGTGTCATCGCTGTCTACTAATTTTGATTCTTTGGTAGCGGGGTCAACTCGTGTGGGAATGGCAGTACTTAAATGAGCGTTTAATCTACGTATCGGTCCAAATAGCCAGTAAATGTAATCGAAAGCATGGGAACCTAAAGACCCTAAAGCACCTCCTCCTTGGTCTTTCTGAGAGTACCAATTCCAAGGACGCGAAGCATCAGCCCTGGAAGCGCCTAACCAATCAATTCTAATTAAACGTTTGACACCTACGTAATCTTGTGATAAGAGTTCAGATAATAATTGCCACCCAGGTACAAAGCGAAATTCAAAATCTACTGTTGCAATTACGCCTTTTTGGTTCGCTAACTGATAAAGTTCTTTTGCTTCGGCTGCATTTAAGGTGACGGGTTTTTCTAATAATAAATGTTTCCCGGCTTGCAGTACTGTTTTTGCCATTTCATAATGCATAAATGGCGGTGTGGAAATGCTGACGGCTTGGACTTCGTTTAAGGCAACAATGTCTGCAATTTTGTTGCAGGCGTGGGGGATATGATAGGTTTGGGCGATCTCTTTAGCTTTTTCTAAGTCTTGGTTATATACTGCAACTACCTGAGTACGAGGATGTGCTTGAAATCCGGGAATGTGGACTTTTTGCCCAAATCCTGTACCCACAACTGCAACGCCGATCACACCCTGATTCATTTGCCATCCAGAAGCCATAAATTTACCTGCAATATCATATACCAGTTCGCGCTTATTATTTATAATAAATCGACCTCTCCGCCACGAGTGACTTGCGTCAAAGTCTTCTCTCTGCTACTAGCTGGATGCCTAAGCCAGGAAGTCACCCTCCTGACTCAGCTCAATACCGTATTGCACGCTTCTAAAATACTGACCACAAGGCTACTTGGCGGGCTGATACTTAGAGGGTTATTAGTGGGTACTCTAAGTTGACGAGGGATTAGTTAAGTAATCTCTATCTAGCTACATCTAATAGCATTTGAGGATAGTTTATGGAAATTGCAAAAGCCCTCTATTTAGGAGGTGATGTAGTAATTCACGCTAACGATGAGAGGCTCAATTTTTCGTCGTATCAACATTTAGGGTTACTTTGCTTGTATTGTGGTGAAGCCGTTTTTTACAAACATGGAGAGATAAACCGCTCGCATTTTGCCCATTTTCCTGATATTTATCCAGATAAGATGGCAGAGTGTCTCTTACGACAGTCGAATCACCATTACACATATTCATGGACTGATTTATCACCACAAGGTAGACAGCAAAGATTAAAGATATTTAATAAACATTTTCTAGAATTAATTACTTGGGATATAAATGATTTTGAAGATGGATGCAATTGGATTCAGAAGGTGCCTTATTCTATCCTTAAAAAAATTTATACAGATAGTGTAGAAAAATTCAGGCAACGAAAAGGAAGCATTGCTTTATCTTACCGCTTATTGCACTATAGAACAAAAATTAGTTCACTGCATCGAGCTATTGCAAGAGAAGCAATAGATTACTTATGTCTTCAATCCTCTCACTTCCTACTCATACAATTAATTGATTATGCGATTTATAAAGCTTATAAAAATAATAAAAAAATTTTGTTTTCTAAGCATAATAAAGGCGATGAAATTGTTGAATTTACTGCCGATTTAATTATTGAAGTTGATTGGAAAAAAGCCTTCTGCTCTATACCTAGCAATATCTACGTCGAGCCTCAAAAGGTTGAAAAAGAATTTTACCAACTTTTACAGGACGGATGTGTTTATATAGAGGGTAGAGACTTAATTTTTATTAAACAAAAAAATAAGTATGACATGGACAAATCTCTTTTAGGAACATTTTTAGAAACACCCAACTTTAAATATAAAGATAAGTATCCATATGAGATTCAATTAAATATTATTCATGAACAGGTTTGTAAGGCTCATCAAGAAAAACTCCAATTATTCAAGGAAGAGATTTTAAAACATCTGCAAGTTACTAAACAAAAAACTCCACTATCAATGCCAGTATCAAAACGAAAAAAATTAATACTTAACCCTGACAAAAAAGAGATTTTACTGGTAAATTTGCATGAAAATTCGCCGAAAAATAAGTGTATAGCTTTTTTTGAACCGCAATATCAATGGCATACAAGGGAAAAATTGGAATTAAAACATTTTTTCTGTGCTAATCCTCAATACAAACTGTTTTTAGAATTTTGTCCTGGAGGACAACAAGCTCTGACTCAACTGTTCTATGATTGGTTAAGTTATTTTGATATAAAAATTCCATTCTCAATAGAAGAGAGTACTGTGTAGCTTGGGAGCATTAATGTAGCTTGTCTTGTTAGGACACTGCCTTAGCATTCGTGACATTCTCTGTTTATTTCTTCCCTTGGCGTTCTTGGCGCCTTGGCGGTTCGTTTTAAAAGAAATCACAACTACTGCGTGGATTGCTATATCAAAAATCTAATTGTGAACGGATAACGATAATACTCTCCTCTATAAGCTTTGATCGCAGCACAAGTGACTACAAATGATTGTAATAAAAGCATGAATAGAACGATCGCACTACACCCAATTAATAATGTGCGGAAAATTATCTCTATATAATTTGCTGTGCCATTGCTGGTCATCGCAATGCCAAATCCTGTAAACACTAGCAGCAAGGATATAATTACGAGGATTAAAACATAAAATGTCAGTGAAAGTTGAAAATTTAAAGATTCTTTGCCTTGAAAGTCAACCCACGTATATTGTGTTTTTTTGCTTCGCCAAATAATCAATGGTGCTAAAACATTTAACGGTAGATACAAAGGAACGCCGATAATTACTACTAAAATCAATAGTATCCACGCTAATAAAGCTGAGAGATGACACAACATCGCCCATATACGGATTTGTTGCTTGGTTTTTCCTCTCATGGCTTTTTTCTTTTGGTGGATTTACGGAATAATTCTCCACCGTACCATATATAAAAGGAGTCAGTCCTTTTGGAGTGAGGAGTTAGGAGTTAAAAGTTGGGAGTTGGGAGTTAAAAGTTGGGAGTTAGGAGTCAGTTCTTTTGGAGTCTTGTTTAAAATCTCAATATTTCTCGGTCGTAGTTTTCGCTTTTGGGTTCTATTTCCCATACTATACCTTCACCTGGTTCTAGCGCTACTTCTACAAAGAGTTGCTCTACGGCTGTTATGGCTATATCTTCGTTGTTGGGGAAGCTTTGTAAATCTTCGGTGAGTAGTCTGAGTTTAAATCCACCGGGAATGGCTGCACCTACGGCAGCGTTACGCAATTCAAAGCGCCAAATAATTGATTCTCCTTCGTTTTGTGGTATGATACGCAGTTCGTAGGTTTGACCGGCGATCGCTAACTGCCGAGAAAGAATTGTTTGTGGTTGTGTTTCTTCGACACTCCGCGCACCAGCGACGCTAAGTTGCATCAAGCTTCCCCAACCGACGTTTTCTGCAAGTTGAGAAACACCGTTTTGCAACCATTGGATAACTGACCACTGTTCTGGTAATCCCAAGCGGCGTTGATATAAGCTTTGTCGCCAACCACCATGTTCAATTAGCGCACCCCAAAGTGGAAAAGGAATAGCGAGTCTCGGTGTGATTATTTCTGGGTTTGCTAAACGAGAAATTAAATTTTGTGCTTGTTCTTGTGGTAAAGTTGCTAATTGCGGGATAACCTTAGGCGTACTTTCTTGAGGACAAAGTTGTTGCGCTAAAGTTAAAACGTTGATGTCACTAATAATATCAACAGCATCAAGGGAATAAGTGCGATCGCTTGCATCATAACTTCCTTGATTTTTCAATTGTTCATAACTACAATAGCCCCAAACCCGCACATAAGCTTCATCCGGTTCTACTTGCACTGCTAAATAATAATCACCAGCTAAACTAGATACATCTACCCATTCTTGGGCTACTCGCAATTCACTTAAATCCATCGCCTCGCTGGGAACCAAAATAAATCGAATGCCGTCTGATGTAATTGCAGTCCCATTCACCAGTTCCCAAAAACTTGCTAAAGCATTGATATTCGGCGATACTTTTGCCTGGGGTGCAAAATCTGCTTGCAGCCACGCCAAAACAACATTCAAGCAAAGTTCATTTAAATAAGCTTGATAACCAGAACTAGGATGAGAAAAAGATTGACTGTGAAGATACGCCTGATTTTGGACGTTGGCGGGTATTTCTAAAATCAAATCTGTCGGGGATGCAAAAGTAAACAAGGCGGCGTTGGCAGTCATGAAAATTACTCCGGAAATTTTGGCTAAACTTGGGGATACTACGGACTAGGGATTAGGTGAGACCAGCCCCCGTCTTGGCGGTCTCCGTCACGATGGGGGACTGGCGAACCCGGAGGGGATTAGGTGAGACCAGCCCCCGTCTTGGCGGTCTCCGTCACGATGGGGGACTGGCGAACCCGGAGGGGATTAGGGAAGAGAAATTTTGATACTTCCTTGTCAACCCTTACCCCTTTCATTATTCCCAAATAAGTCCAAGAGGTTTAATAAGGAGATTCGCTGTAGTAAGCTTGCAGCCATTCCTCCATTACGGTACTCATATTTTTGAGTAGGTCTGGGGTGACAGAAATATGCAGCTTCTCACTACTCCATTTAGCCAAATTTCGCAGTAAAATTTCCCTAGCTTTTGTGAGTCGCCGCGAGACAGTATATTGCTGCAAAACTAGTTCTTTGGCAATTTGCTGCTGAGTCAGCCCCTGACTATAATATAGTTGCAAAATTTGTTGTGCTTCTGGTTCTAGTTGGGCGACTGCGGCGGCTAAAACTTTGTTAATCTCAGATTGCTGAGAAATTCTGGTTTGTTCTTCTTGTTGAGTAATAATTTGGGTAAGTACTGAGTCTACCTCTCCAGCGAGATTATCTATCCACTCGTTTGTATCTTGACCGGCGGGGGAAACATTAATCGATGCCGAAGGTGGATAAAGATAGTTTCGCGCATGTTTGGCACAAGTGAGCAGCCAAGTTTCCAAAATTTGCGAAGTTACTTTTTGACTACTTTGGGAATTATAAGCTTGAGCGATCGCAC belongs to Tolypothrix sp. NIES-4075 and includes:
- a CDS encoding DUF4870 domain-containing protein yields the protein MRGKTKQQIRIWAMLCHLSALLAWILLILVVIIGVPLYLPLNVLAPLIIWRSKKTQYTWVDFQGKESLNFQLSLTFYVLILVIISLLLVFTGFGIAMTSNGTANYIEIIFRTLLIGCSAIVLFMLLLQSFVVTCAAIKAYRGEYYRYPFTIRFLI
- a CDS encoding DUF1822 family protein, with product MTANAALFTFASPTDLILEIPANVQNQAYLHSQSFSHPSSGYQAYLNELCLNVVLAWLQADFAPQAKVSPNINALASFWELVNGTAITSDGIRFILVPSEAMDLSELRVAQEWVDVSSLAGDYYLAVQVEPDEAYVRVWGYCSYEQLKNQGSYDASDRTYSLDAVDIISDINVLTLAQQLCPQESTPKVIPQLATLPQEQAQNLISRLANPEIITPRLAIPFPLWGALIEHGGWRQSLYQRRLGLPEQWSVIQWLQNGVSQLAENVGWGSLMQLSVAGARSVEETQPQTILSRQLAIAGQTYELRIIPQNEGESIIWRFELRNAAVGAAIPGGFKLRLLTEDLQSFPNNEDIAITAVEQLFVEVALEPGEGIVWEIEPKSENYDREILRF
- a CDS encoding peptidoglycan-binding domain-containing protein, which translates into the protein MSTLQDVISNSLSLTRAQLKADNRALVMEIQTKLANLGFYPGGGWIDGDLGSLNSFSWKGLIDFCRRVGSVSIPSEDVAINPDIALKLLETKQVEQINSILSAPGNTTLIFNKLKEIQNASPIVNRNTPASAFVARTINKSPFQTLINDYPAFLEQKPDGTFIISYGDSFTLSSGVTANFSDYPNRGIKPSIDETGLNFLSSNISHACVCVGSFTDSNSPIKTHWLGKKSIDKQQFYSVTKFIGVLNTICQINKNYPNIDVDDCVIESPKYRFNDLVKDMVKYQYEYGSSNAIGALFKRFIERPKLEQWIVEQTGNSGIKFLGAYGDNSLIANPKIKDTTTGKVILSSDGTGATGENLISAYDLVRLISMLGWHLHLPETAKLPSAQWKSLESVVRAMGNDTARYVDVALETLGVVNVISEPVIISKVGWGLGSMTYAALVKFVDQRVTQSKLRTFALALRCPTPASDDRERDTNLAVAVTEIVRRIINEELA
- a CDS encoding HNH endonuclease, whose product is MSERTPESMRRIVAARARGYCEYCRCSEQFATESFTVEHIKPRQAGGETVLENLAWSCFGCNSYKHTKTQATDPETKEKIALYNPRQQFWREHFSWSDDFTQVIGKTACGRATVEALRLNRFGVVNLRRLLRSANLHPPENVEGDE
- a CDS encoding competence protein CoiA family protein, with the protein product MEIAKALYLGGDVVIHANDERLNFSSYQHLGLLCLYCGEAVFYKHGEINRSHFAHFPDIYPDKMAECLLRQSNHHYTYSWTDLSPQGRQQRLKIFNKHFLELITWDINDFEDGCNWIQKVPYSILKKIYTDSVEKFRQRKGSIALSYRLLHYRTKISSLHRAIAREAIDYLCLQSSHFLLIQLIDYAIYKAYKNNKKILFSKHNKGDEIVEFTADLIIEVDWKKAFCSIPSNIYVEPQKVEKEFYQLLQDGCVYIEGRDLIFIKQKNKYDMDKSLLGTFLETPNFKYKDKYPYEIQLNIIHEQVCKAHQEKLQLFKEEILKHLQVTKQKTPLSMPVSKRKKLILNPDKKEILLVNLHENSPKNKCIAFFEPQYQWHTREKLELKHFFCANPQYKLFLEFCPGGQQALTQLFYDWLSYFDIKIPFSIEESTV
- a CDS encoding SemiSWEET transporter, translating into MEIDYITTLGLIAGLLSTIAYLPQVIKTWKSKSASDLSWSMLITLCAGIILWLVYATYIQDIPLIAANIVTLLLASIILVLKIKYN
- a CDS encoding retropepsin-like aspartic protease family protein; translation: MKNAWSRLALMTVIPGLMFLVFPRRTMADDPGGCFMVTSSGKTVSLGSLCGVTASDNGVFRIPIKRRLGKTPVIEVMFNGNKTFEMILDTGASGTVITQGMASDLKLQATGTMQAEIADGSRVQFVTSQVKSIAVGGAIVNNVEVAIAPKAGIGLLGHDFFDSYDVRILEKVVEFHRR
- a CDS encoding Gfo/Idh/MocA family protein, which codes for MASGWQMNQGVIGVAVVGTGFGQKVHIPGFQAHPRTQVVAVYNQDLEKAKEIAQTYHIPHACNKIADIVALNEVQAVSISTPPFMHYEMAKTVLQAGKHLLLEKPVTLNAAEAKELYQLANQKGVIATVDFEFRFVPGWQLLSELLSQDYVGVKRLIRIDWLGASRADASRPWNWYSQKDQGGGALGSLGSHAFDYIYWLFGPIRRLNAHLSTAIPTRVDPATKESKLVDSDDTCMLMLELADGTPCQVSISAVVHAPRPHWVEVYGDKGTLVLGSENQKDYVHGFRVKGSRPGLPLTEIEIPNHLTFPKNYADGRISAFIRVIEQWVQGIDLGKAIVPSLREGVYSQLLMDLSHQSNVRKSWVDVPDLEAFLSSNTNSF
- a CDS encoding DUF2272 domain-containing protein, with protein sequence MNQIVKNGSRYEVCRGRGQNPIKSIDSLPPGGFQSHCDLEVEIKDTEVRTLGGNVEQTVSITTYPLTANGFLRAAKNVYGVLRNNF